TGAACAAATGGATTTCAGTGCCGGGCGCAGCATGACCGGGCGGGTCGGCTTGTCGGACTCTGGAAGCCCAAAAAACAGCGCTCCTGGATCAACGGCATCGAAGTCCATGTCCGGATGGTTTAGCACGCCCTCTGTACTGGTCATCATGACCACAGCGGGGCGCCAGCCGAAACCGCTGGCCTCGCGCAAGATCGCCTGCATTCGATCGAATTGCTTATTCGCATCTGAGCCTTGCTTGGTCGGCAGCTCGCTCATGTGGGCGTAAATGCCCTCGACTTGCACGTCGGCAAGACCTGCCGCTGCGGCCAGAAGTTTACCCGCGTCGAAAGGCGTGGCGCCAGCTCGGAAGAACCCAAGGTCGACTTTTATGAACACACGCGGTCTCGTGATGGCAGCCCGCCATTGCTCCAGCTCTTCAATACTCGAAACGCTGACGGTCAGATCAAGCGACTGAATTGTCGGCGCGGCCGCAGGCAGGGCACCCGGATAGAGCAGAAGCTGCTGGGATAGGCCTTCCTGGCGAATAGCGATGGCATCGAGCAGAGAAGCCACCGCGAAACCATCGACACCCTCCTTGGCCAAAGCCGAAGCGACTGGCCCAGCGCCGCACCCATATGCGTTGCGTTTAAGACAGGCATAGACCTTGACGTGGCAAGGCAGATGGCTGCGGAGTTGCCGGTAGTTGTGGCAAATGGCATCAAGGTCGATCTCGTACCAGCAACCGCGCAACATTGCGGCGCTGGCCTGATCTGCAGCGCGTACGCCTGATAGGGGCACCGGAACGGTCCTCATGGTGCCACTTTCTGCGATGCGGATATTTTTGCGGCCGCCCTGACGCGTGATCGGCTGTTGTTCTTAAGTCCGGCGCGTTGCTGATGCTTTGCCATATGCCGTTCCAATCGGCCAAAGAGATGAACGATCAGGAATGTGAATCCGAGATAGATCAGGGCCGCCGCTATGAAGACCTCGTAAGGAGAAAAGGTCTGCGCCACGATCTTCCGCGCCGTGCCGGTCAGTTCCATGAGAGTGATGGTGCTGGCGAGAGAACTCGCCTTCAGCATCAAGACGACCTCATTTGCGTATGCCGGAAGCGCGAGCCGAAAGCCGGCAGGAAGAACGATCCGTCGAATGCGCAACGCGTAGGACATTCCGAGTGCTTTTGCAGCTTCGATTTCACCAGAGGGAACCGCCCGAATTCCTCCACGCAAAATCTCCGTCGTATAGGCGCCGTTGTTCAGGGAGAATGTGATGAGTGCGCACCAGTAAGGCTCTCTCAATATACGCCAGGCGGCGCTTGAGCGTATCCACTCCAGCTGGCCGGCGCCGTAATAGATGAGAAATAGTTGTACCAGCAGGGGGGTGCCACGGAACACGAACGTGTAGAGGAGAATGGTATAGGAAAGAACGGAAGACGGCGATGTTCGCAACAGCGCAAGTGGAACCGCAATGAGAAGGCCGATGGCAACGGAAGCCGCCGTCAGTTGCGCCGTGAGCAGCATCCCTTCGAAAAGCAGGGGCAGAACGTCGACAATGAGGTGCAGGTTCATGACAACACTCTCATTGCGCGAACCGCACGCCGCGATCGGCGCGTCGCTCAAGCCATGTCAGGCCGATCAGCGAAACGGAGGTGAACAACAGATAGAGACCGGCAGCGATCGAATAGAACTTCAGGGGGTCATGGGTTGACCCCGCAGCGATACTGGTCTTGCGCATCAGATCTTCAAGGCCGACCACGGAAATCAGCGCCGTATCCTTAAGCAGTGTGAGCCAAAGGTTACCGAGGCCAGGCAACGCGTAACGCCACATCTGCGGGAGAATCACCAGGTGCCACACGCAAAACTTCGACAGACCAAGAGCCTGAGCCGCCTCAATCTGTCCTGAAGGCACCCCCTGAATGGCAGCCCTGAAGACTTCGGTCGCGTATGCTCCAAAAACGATCGTCAGTGCAAATACGCCGGCGGCGAACGCATCGACCTCGACGTAGCGACCGAACACCGTTGTCAGCGCAACGGTGCCGCCAAAGTACAGGATAAGAATGATGAGAAGTTCGGGAACACCGCGAACAATCGTGGTGTAACAGTCAGCGAGCCACCGGATAATCTGAAACCGGCTGCGTTTGGCCAAGGCTCCGCACAGACCGACGCCGATACCCAGCGCCAGACTGGTGACTGCTGTGCGAAGTGTAGTCAATGCGCCAAGGGCGATTTGATCGCCAAAGCCTTGCAATTCTGTCATTGGCCACGTTCCCCGAAATGTGCCGACAGGAACTGTTTGAACCGCGGTGAGGAGGGCTTGCTGAAAAGTTGGTCCGGATTGCCCTCCTCTTCGACCTGTCCCTGATAGAGAAATACGACGCGGTTGGACACGTGATGGGCAAATCCAAGTTCGTGGGTAGCAATGAGCATCGTACGCCCTTCATCGGCGAGCGAGCGAATGACCTTCAACACCTCTCCGACCAACTCAGGATCCAGCGCGGAGGTCGGTTCGTCAAAGAGAAGGATGTCCGGTTGCATTGCCAGAGCACGCGCGATCGCCACCCTTTGTTGTTGCCCGCCGGAAAGATGAGCCGGATAAGCGTGACGTTTATCGGCGAGGCCCACTTTCAGGAGCAACTCTTCTGCCCGAAGGCATGCCTCTTGTTTGGCGATGCCGAGGACCTGGACCGGTGCTTCAACAATATTTTCGAGGACAGTCTTCCATGGCCAGAGGTTGAAGTGCTGGAACACCATCCCCAGTCTGGCGCGCAGAGCGTTGACCTCCCGCCGGCGCGCCCGACTACCGCTCATTCTGACACGTCTCTCGGCGATCCAGATTTCACCTTCGCTGGGCTCTTCCAAAAAGTTCAGGCATCGCAGAAACGTGCTTTTTCCCGACCCGCTGCTTCCCAAGATGGAGATCACATCGCCGCGCTGCGCGGTCATGGAAATCCCTTTGAGGACCTCGAGCGTACCAAAGCGCTTCTTCAGATTTTTGACGCGCAGCGGGGCGTTCATATCAGAAATAAGGGGCTGAGATTTACCGTTATCCGATTGCGTATGCACTGGAGACCCTCGTTTGTTTTTCGCGAAGATGCGACAGCAAACGCGAGGGTGCTTGCAGTAAATTGATGCAGGTGCGGGATCTGATCAGTAAATCATTGCTATGCTTTGCACGGCCAGCTGCCGCGATATGCCACGGGGGTCGTACCCACTTCCCGCCGAAAGGCATTGGAAAAATGGCTTGAACTGGAGAAGCCACATGACAGGGCGATATCGGTGACCGGCATCGAGGAATGGCGCAGAAAGTCCTTTGCCCGCTCGATCCTGCGCCGGATAATAAAGGCATAGGGCGGACAGCCAAGCGTTTGCCTGAACGCCCGGCAAAAGTGCGGAACGCTCAAACCGGCAAGGTCGGCCAGTTGTAAAAGCGACAAGTCAGCCGTGAGGTCGTCGTCAATTCTCTGAATCACCCGGTTAAGGTTCATCGGGGCGAGCCCGCCTTTGCGCACAGAGGGCCGATATCTTTGCCTGCGCATCAGCTGGGCGAAGATTGTGGCCGTATAGCTCTCCACAAGCATGGCGCTGAGAGGATTGCGGTCACGCATCTCTGCGCCTATCCCGCGCGCTGCGTTGAGGATGATGGGATCCTCGAAGCCGAGATCCGGCGAAAGCGACGGTAGCGCGTCGAGCGGCACCCCGGCAAGAAGCTCTGCCACATGCGCCGGTTTGACCTGGATTGACAGATAGGCCGCTGTCGAGGCGCCGGCTTCCCAACCCCGCCAGCTGCATCCGGCGGGAACAAACAGGATTGCGCCGGGCTTTCGGGGCACAAACCCGGCGTTCCTGCCATCTATGAAGTATTCACCGCGCTCGGAGTTGCCCTGCACATTGAGAAGGACAACGTGCCGGCTGGAGGTGATCGCCGTCTCCTCCTTGGCAAGCCCGCTGCGCCGGACAAGGTCGGCCTCCACGCGGTGCCAGGTCCTCTGCTCACGGGAGGTTGTCCGGCAGTCACCGACCTTGAAGGCAGGTTGTGGCCCGGAGATCGTCATGTTCATCCCCGATCCTCATCGGATGCAGAACCCATCCGCCCTGCCCCATATGTGTCCGGTGCCCCGCTGTGCCCATTCTCAGTCTTCGGCGCATGGCCCCTCTTGTCCCCTTCCAAAGCAGAAAATTCTTCGCCAAGGGCAGCAATGAGCGAGGATACGCGGCGGCGCGTGCGGGGAGGCAGCCGCATCACCCCTTCAATCAGCCGCCGCCCCTCACTGCTTGCTATGAATGTGATCCGCTCGTCGACCGGGAGCGAGGCCACCTCGCCCTCCGGCCTTGCATTGCCCGGCAGCCCTTCAAAGAAACGCCCGACGGGCACGCCGAGGAATGTCGCGATTTCAAACAGCATGGACGCACTGATGCGGTTCTTGCCGTTCTCATATTTTTGGAGTTGCTGCGGGCTTACCTGGACAGCGCGGGCAAGCTCGGCCTGCGTTACGTCGGAATGGATGCGCACGGCGGCAACCTGACGCCCGACATAAAGATCAGCAGCATGCGGAACCTCGCTCGCGGACGCTTGCGGGTAAAGCGGGTGCGGCCGCCTTTCCGTCAGCTGGATCTTCCGGTGCTGCATCTGTCACTCCCCGTAAAATGAAAGTCTCGCCGTACGTCCCGACTGAACCTTCGAATGATCCGCGGATCGGCAACTGAGCAAGAGGGTCTCGGCATCGAGGTCGACGGCCCATACCAAATCGGGTGACGGCACTTTGCGCTCGATGCTCACTATGCCCCGTTGATAACTGCCGTGTCCGGACCATCTTCCGCGAGGTGCTGGGCAATGCATTTGGCAAGACGGCGCGGTCGCAAGTCGGCGGGCAATTCCCGTAAGATAACGGTCATTCTCCATCGGATCCGGGTGTATGGGGCCGAATGGTCGAAAGAACACCTCAGCCATCGCATTATGGATTCCGCTCGCGCGTCCAATCCCTACTAATTTGCGGCGGCTGAGTGCCGACCGCGAAGAGAAGGATGAACCCAAGCCGAGTCGTCTTTGCCCAAACTCAACCACCAAACTGGTCCTCCAGACTCCGTCGTTTGTCGAGAATACTCCGTGGTTAAATACTCTTCAAGAGTCTGCTCTCGTGGTTATGGAAATCCGAGAGATATTTGCGCGCAACCTGAGAACTCTGCGACAGGCGAAAGACCTGTCCCAGGAAGAGCTTGCGCACCGGGCGGGCATCGATCGCACCTATATCAGTGCTTTGGAGCGCAACGTGTATAACGCCAGCATCGATGTGGTGGACCGGCTGGCTGAGGCCCTAGGCGTGGAAGCAGCGGAACTACTAAAGCGGTCCGTTCGGGATTTGCAGGGAACAAAGCCGAAGCTTGACGAATAGGGAACCAATAACACCAAAGATTTTTATGACGCTGGCTCGTAGCAACGTGGCGGTGTACTACGGTGCAGCAAATATTGTCGCCCGGAACGACCGAAAATATACTCCGAGGAGTTAAGGGCGACTTCAGGATCGTTGCAACAACCCACCTGACGGTGGGTTCAATCCTGCATACCTTCGATGTTCAAGATCCGCGAATTGAAACGACGCCGCGACTTCGTGATACGTTGTGCAACGTTGCACGAATCATCTGACTCCCCAGGCGGAGCCATCGGCAAGATTCCAGCACACATCATCTCCTGGATGCAGTCATAGGCGCCGGATCAGAGCGAGTTCGGGCAGGCGCTGCGGCAAAGGCGGACTGCGGCAAAATCACCGAGCAGAGGGCATCCGTCGAGATCTTGCCCGAACGGTTGGCGGCCATGACGGTTGCGAAATCTGACTGGACGGCATTGCGGCTGCCGATGACGCGCGTTTCTCGGTTGTGGAATTCCGCGTCGTCGAAACGGATATGATCCTTCACGCGACACTGACGAGCACATAGCTGCCGCCATGCGCGGGAAAGGACTAATTGTTTGTGGCCGTCCCGGCGTTGAAAGGGCCGTTTCGGCATTCAGCCCTTGTTGCGCCAATCGACACGAAAAACGATGAGCGCGATTATGCTCACAGCCAGGATCCCCGCAAATACCAGGAATATTGTGGAGGGACTCATCTTACCGGAAACGACCGCCCCCATTCCAAGAAGGACCAAACCGAGCAACATCCCGGTACAATGCAAAGCGCCTTTTGCCCGCCCCAAGGTCGATCGTGGAACGCTCGATTGAAGTGTCACCTCAACGGCAACCCTGCCCAGATTATAGAGTACGCCAAGTACAGCAAACGCGAGTAGCGCCCACGGCAAATCCACCATTTTCAAAGCTGCAAACGATAAAGCGGTAAGGGCGAGGATTATCAATTGCAAGATCGGAACGTCTATGGTCCGGACCAGCGGTATAAGAAGTATAGCACCCAGAATGGAACCAGCGGACCAAGCGCTTTCAAGCTGTCCAAAATCTATTGCGCTGCCTTCAAGTTCTTCAAACACGAAGCTCGGGCCAATAACGCTTACCAACATGCCGCCGAGGTACAGAAGTGCGTAAATGGCGCCGAGTCGGCACAGATGGCGGTCGATAAGCAGTTCCGATTCGGTTGTATTTCGTGCATCCTGAAGGGAGAGCGGTTCTCGCCGGACGAGACACATGCAGCATACGGATATCGCAAAAGCCGCGGCAATTGCTGCGAGCGTAAACGTCGGGGTGCAGACGTAGAGCAAGACACCAGTGAGCGCTGCTGCCACCAAACTTCCTAATTGCGTCAAGAAGCTCGCGATGCAGTTTGCTGTCGACAGGGGAAAACCAGCGCCAACGGATGGTATCATTGACTGAGACGCCGTAAGTGCAATCCGGTCGAATGCCGCGAACGGAATTGTCGACAGCCAGATCGCCCAACGCAAATCAGTAGCAATCATGATTGCCCCCAGAGCCAACGCGGCTAAGAAGCGAACGAAGTCGGCTATCAAACAGAGAGCGCGTCGATCGTAGCGATCAGACATCCATCCTGCGAGCGGGCTCGCGATCAGTTCCGCCATGCTAAAAGATGCGAAAAACACCGCCACGGCTGATACGCCGTATCCCGAAACAACGAGAATCCAGGCGCAAGCAAAGTTGTACGCGTTGCGCCCTACGGCCGAAGCAAACGCGCTCGCGAGATACCAGTTGAACGAACGCGATCCATGGTCTGCGACGGAACAGGATCGGGGCATTTTGGCAGCTTTCGGAAATGGCTATGCAAGTATCAACGGCAATTTCCGACCGTCATGCTTTCTGATTTGTGCCGGACTTTCAAAATCGTGCCAAAAAATCTTGGACATGCGCATCAACTGCGCCACCGGCGGCGGAACTCCGACGGGCCGGTGCCTAAGGCTTGTTTGAAGGCAACGGTGAAGTGACTTGAACTCGAAAATCCGCATCCCAGCGCAATGTCGGTCGCCGAAAGATCGGTAGTACGAAGGAGATCGGCTGCGCGTTTCAACCGATGTTCTGCAACGTATGAATGAGGCGTTTTGCCTGTAGATTGCTTGAACGCGCGAAAAAAGTGCCGTCGACTTACGCCAATTTCTCGAACAAGCTCCTCCAGGCTCGGCGGGTTCGCCGGTCGGCTCTCGATGATGGCGTTTATACGCTTGAGATTGAGCGGTGAGAGACCACCTTTGGCTGGCTCCAAACCAACGCCATTGAGTCTGAGTAACTGTACGAACAGTTGGACGGCTTGGCTTTCAGCCATGGTAACACTGATTGGATCGGGATTATTGAGCTCCGCCGCGATCCTTTGAAGTGAGTCCTCGATCATGTTGTCGCGAAACCCGATGGCCGGCTTCAACCCCGTTAGATGCTTGGAACCGAGGGCTTCCTCAATGAACGTGGTATCGACGGAGACGAATAAATACGACCCGGTGGCGTCTCCCTCGTCCCATCCGCTCCATTCACAGTGAGCAGGTACGAAAACGACGGAGCCCGGACGGCGGGGGGTGAAACCAACGGAACGGCCCTCAACGAAATCCTCACCAGACCGTGCCCCGCCTTTTAGGTTAATCAGAAACGAGTGCTGGTCAGGCGCAATGCGCGTCTCCTGACGTGCCAACCCCGTTCTCTTAACGATGTGCGCTCGAACCATACCCCAGTTAATATGTTGATGGACGAGGGTGCTGTGATCCGATCGACGGACCTCATCAGGTTGAAAGTCATATGTCTCCGTCAAAGAGGCAATCCCATCCAAGTTAACTAGTCACAACGAGTTATAGATGAATCTTGGGTTGCCAAACAATCCGCGATCAACCCACGGTTGGTCGATGATGGCACTTTCATGAAAAAACGGCATGGCGGTGAAAGCGCGTTATCGAGCAGCCGTCTACCTACTATCGGACGACGCGCTGGCGGCAGATCGGCACTAGACTGCGGAATACCCTCTTACAGTCCGGCGGCATCATATCTTGAAGTGCAATCATGGAGGTGTACTACGATGCCAGCTTTCACGGACTTTATCGCAGAATGTGACCGCGGCCCGCGTTTGAACAAACTCGCCGGATTCTTTGTGGAGACCGCGGCCGGCAAGGGTGGAATGCCTATTCGCAAACCCGCCGTCGATACGCGGCTTTTGCCATATGACACACTTCTCCATCGCTTCGTCGAACTACACTCACGCCGCCAGGGTTTCTTCGACCAACACTATCACAGCAGTATTCCGTACCGCCTGGAGGAGGAATGCCGCATGGCACATGCGCTCCTGCGATACAGCCAACTGAACACGAATGATGTGTTGCTCTACAGTCTTGGCACTGCGGAAGGCACGATGGCGCGTACGCTGTCTGAGCTGAGCCGGGGGAATATCCGATCCTTGTCTTGCAGCCCGAACGAGGAGAACTACAAGTGCTTTATGGCTTTTGGTGAGCCCACTTACGCCAGCTTTTTCCTCGGTCCCTTTCATCGGTTGACCAAGGAGCACCTCCGTTCCGACAAAAAGCTTGAACCGTTTTCGGAAGGGTTCGACTTCATCCTGGAAGACACCACGTTTCAGATGTACTCACCCAATCGGCAAAAGCAGATCGAGTTTGTCGCTCAACATCTCAAGGCTGACGGCATCCTCTTGCTCTTGGAGAAGTTCCGGGCCGTTGATCCCGGAGACTACCAGGGACGTGAATCTCAAAAGGATTTTGGCTTCAAGACCCATTACTTCGGCTCCAAGGAGATAGCGAGGAAGACGAAGCTCGTGCTCACAACAATGCACGACGGCCAAGTTACCTTGGCAGAGATGGCGAGCGCCATATACGCACAATTTAGCCACTGCATCGTCACATGGAACAGCGGAAACTTCTATGGTCTGGCGGCCAGCAACAGCAGGGAGAATCTTCGGCGTTATCTATCATTGATGGTTTATCCTGCGATACCTCTCGAATACGTCTATGAGCCGGAGCCTTACACCGACCTTGCGAGGTGGGTGAGAACCCGATGATCAGGCCCCCTCGGTTTGAACCCTATCCATCATTCTGATCATAGCAGTCACATGCTTGAGTAGGGAAACAGGCATGCAGTCGATATCCCGCAACGACTCGGCAAGAATATTAGAAAAGTGCATGGACCAGGAGCTTTGGGCAATTTTGGATCGGCATGCTCGTCTATCGACATCTATTCAAGCGTTTCAAACGAAAGTGCCCGCAGCAAGCGAGGCAAGACACATCCTCGCGATAAAAATCCTTGAAGAACAGTTCCTCCTCAAGCAGCTGATTGACATCCGCCCGTCTACAAACCACGGAGCCCAATCGAAATTGATATACCTTAGTCTAATGCTGGCAAAGACCCGAACCTCCATGAATGAAAGTACCATGGCGCGAGTCATGAGATCGGTGGAACGTTTTCTTTAACGGTAACGCTGCGAACCGCCTCGCCTAAGTCTCGTCCACCTTTGCCTGGAGAACTGCAACAGTCTCAAGCAGCGTTGTGACGGAAGCCATAGTTTCTGCAGGAAGATCCTCCAGCAATTTCATTATCCGGAATCTGCGTTCAGCTTCCACTTCCGACTTACCCCACAAGTGAGGTGCCGTGCTGAACAGCATGGAAAGTGGTGATGCGCCGAGGACTTCGCTGAGGTGGATCAGTCGGCTGACGGTCATTTTAGATGAGTTTCGTTCATAGCGTCCGTACACCTGCTCGCTCAGTCCGACGAGTATCGCTATGTCCGCCCTGCTAAGACCTTGTTTTTGACGACAGCGCCGCAGTGCTTCGCCGAGCCTGTCATCCAGTTCTCCAAATGTCGCGATACCGTCGAAACCTGGTCTTCTGTAAACCGGTTTTTCATTGTCGGGATCAGTGGTTTGCACCAGTTCCAATTCCGCGATGTGCTCTTTCAAATCCTTAGTCATTTCCCCCAATCACCAAAACGTTGCGCTGATGTCATACATCACGACGCCGCCCAAATGCTATGCATTTCATTCAAATAGGCGCTATCGATCACGATAGGTTTAGCGGTCGGCATCACCTGTCATTTTCGCAAGTTGAACCAGAACCGGGTGAGTTGACCTGATATGTCCTCCTTCATATCGAAATAATACGGATCGCGCCGCAATGGCCTCTGCATGAATTCAGTGAAGGCGCAGGAACGACCATCTGAGAAGACCCGCGTCACACCGTCGTCGGAGGCCACCGTTCGGCTACCCGAGTATCGCGACGAACGATCGCCGGGCCGGCACGTCGTTTGGCGGCGCATGCACTGGGGCAGTTTCCCGGAGGCTTCATGGCGGACACTGTCACCGGCAATCGGCTGCCAGCCTTCCGGGCACTCTGCGTATCGTTCATATCCGGGCTTACCGGTGCCGGCTCCCTGGCAAATCGGCCACGAGAACCCCGGCCTCTTCATGGCCGTGATCAGTTTCTACATCGGTGGGCGGCAGCTTGCGAGGTCCTGCCAGGACGGGTTGGAAGACGCAGCGCACAAAAGGACTTCACAACCCCAATCGCTGGCTTGCGAGGGCGAAGTAAAACAAAGCGCAAATGGGAGTGCGAGCATTGATGCAAGGATAAATTTCACGGAAAATGTCCCCCTGAAACCTGTTGTTGAAGGGCCTACCGGTCTCGGCGGCTTGGTTGACGGCGTGCATCGGCGAACGGAGGCGTGATCTCGCTTTGGCGCTCGGAAAGCAGGTTGGTGTCGGCAAGTGGTTTGCGTCCGAGCGTCCTGTCCACTGCCTTTTGACGCCACTCCGTCATGTCGAGGACGTACGTTGCCCACATCCCATAACGCGCGCCGATTGCGCGTCGCTGCGTTGCGAAATAGCGAGGGTTGCTTGGAAAGG
This window of the Phyllobacterium zundukense genome carries:
- the alr gene encoding alanine racemase; this encodes MRTVPVPLSGVRAADQASAAMLRGCWYEIDLDAICHNYRQLRSHLPCHVKVYACLKRNAYGCGAGPVASALAKEGVDGFAVASLLDAIAIRQEGLSQQLLLYPGALPAAAPTIQSLDLTVSVSSIEELEQWRAAITRPRVFIKVDLGFFRAGATPFDAGKLLAAAAGLADVQVEGIYAHMSELPTKQGSDANKQFDRMQAILREASGFGWRPAVVMMTSTEGVLNHPDMDFDAVDPGALFFGLPESDKPTRPVMLRPALKSICSSLVSVKRLDASLGPAPTIFGKNPGILGVIGMGWGDGLPRQIPGGAVGLVRGQRARLLPPAHLEHMRIDLTDVPDARYGDQVVLLGRQGDQSITHEEVAALWGTDIVGLYAQLRDHIPRIYSARQTDKGTHNE
- a CDS encoding ABC transporter permease, with the protein product MNLHLIVDVLPLLFEGMLLTAQLTAASVAIGLLIAVPLALLRTSPSSVLSYTILLYTFVFRGTPLLVQLFLIYYGAGQLEWIRSSAAWRILREPYWCALITFSLNNGAYTTEILRGGIRAVPSGEIEAAKALGMSYALRIRRIVLPAGFRLALPAYANEVVLMLKASSLASTITLMELTGTARKIVAQTFSPYEVFIAAALIYLGFTFLIVHLFGRLERHMAKHQQRAGLKNNSRSRVRAAAKISASQKVAP
- a CDS encoding ABC transporter permease yields the protein MTELQGFGDQIALGALTTLRTAVTSLALGIGVGLCGALAKRSRFQIIRWLADCYTTIVRGVPELLIILILYFGGTVALTTVFGRYVEVDAFAAGVFALTIVFGAYATEVFRAAIQGVPSGQIEAAQALGLSKFCVWHLVILPQMWRYALPGLGNLWLTLLKDTALISVVGLEDLMRKTSIAAGSTHDPLKFYSIAAGLYLLFTSVSLIGLTWLERRADRGVRFAQ
- a CDS encoding ABC transporter ATP-binding protein encodes the protein MNAPLRVKNLKKRFGTLEVLKGISMTAQRGDVISILGSSGSGKSTFLRCLNFLEEPSEGEIWIAERRVRMSGSRARRREVNALRARLGMVFQHFNLWPWKTVLENIVEAPVQVLGIAKQEACLRAEELLLKVGLADKRHAYPAHLSGGQQQRVAIARALAMQPDILLFDEPTSALDPELVGEVLKVIRSLADEGRTMLIATHELGFAHHVSNRVVFLYQGQVEEEGNPDQLFSKPSSPRFKQFLSAHFGERGQ
- a CDS encoding helix-turn-helix domain-containing protein encodes the protein MNMTISGPQPAFKVGDCRTTSREQRTWHRVEADLVRRSGLAKEETAITSSRHVVLLNVQGNSERGEYFIDGRNAGFVPRKPGAILFVPAGCSWRGWEAGASTAAYLSIQVKPAHVAELLAGVPLDALPSLSPDLGFEDPIILNAARGIGAEMRDRNPLSAMLVESYTATIFAQLMRRQRYRPSVRKGGLAPMNLNRVIQRIDDDLTADLSLLQLADLAGLSVPHFCRAFRQTLGCPPYAFIIRRRIERAKDFLRHSSMPVTDIALSCGFSSSSHFSNAFRREVGTTPVAYRGSWPCKA
- a CDS encoding helix-turn-helix domain-containing protein, which translates into the protein MQHRKIQLTERRPHPLYPQASASEVPHAADLYVGRQVAAVRIHSDVTQAELARAVQVSPQQLQKYENGKNRISASMLFEIATFLGVPVGRFFEGLPGNARPEGEVASLPVDERITFIASSEGRRLIEGVMRLPPRTRRRVSSLIAALGEEFSALEGDKRGHAPKTENGHSGAPDTYGAGRMGSASDEDRG
- a CDS encoding helix-turn-helix domain-containing protein, which codes for MEIREIFARNLRTLRQAKDLSQEELAHRAGIDRTYISALERNVYNASIDVVDRLAEALGVEAAELLKRSVRDLQGTKPKLDE
- a CDS encoding MFS transporter — translated: MPRSCSVADHGSRSFNWYLASAFASAVGRNAYNFACAWILVVSGYGVSAVAVFFASFSMAELIASPLAGWMSDRYDRRALCLIADFVRFLAALALGAIMIATDLRWAIWLSTIPFAAFDRIALTASQSMIPSVGAGFPLSTANCIASFLTQLGSLVAAALTGVLLYVCTPTFTLAAIAAAFAISVCCMCLVRREPLSLQDARNTTESELLIDRHLCRLGAIYALLYLGGMLVSVIGPSFVFEELEGSAIDFGQLESAWSAGSILGAILLIPLVRTIDVPILQLIILALTALSFAALKMVDLPWALLAFAVLGVLYNLGRVAVEVTLQSSVPRSTLGRAKGALHCTGMLLGLVLLGMGAVVSGKMSPSTIFLVFAGILAVSIIALIVFRVDWRNKG
- a CDS encoding helix-turn-helix domain-containing protein, coding for MARQETRIAPDQHSFLINLKGGARSGEDFVEGRSVGFTPRRPGSVVFVPAHCEWSGWDEGDATGSYLFVSVDTTFIEEALGSKHLTGLKPAIGFRDNMIEDSLQRIAAELNNPDPISVTMAESQAVQLFVQLLRLNGVGLEPAKGGLSPLNLKRINAIIESRPANPPSLEELVREIGVSRRHFFRAFKQSTGKTPHSYVAEHRLKRAADLLRTTDLSATDIALGCGFSSSSHFTVAFKQALGTGPSEFRRRWRS
- a CDS encoding class I SAM-dependent methyltransferase, translating into MPAFTDFIAECDRGPRLNKLAGFFVETAAGKGGMPIRKPAVDTRLLPYDTLLHRFVELHSRRQGFFDQHYHSSIPYRLEEECRMAHALLRYSQLNTNDVLLYSLGTAEGTMARTLSELSRGNIRSLSCSPNEENYKCFMAFGEPTYASFFLGPFHRLTKEHLRSDKKLEPFSEGFDFILEDTTFQMYSPNRQKQIEFVAQHLKADGILLLLEKFRAVDPGDYQGRESQKDFGFKTHYFGSKEIARKTKLVLTTMHDGQVTLAEMASAIYAQFSHCIVTWNSGNFYGLAASNSRENLRRYLSLMVYPAIPLEYVYEPEPYTDLARWVRTR
- a CDS encoding helix-turn-helix domain-containing protein — its product is MTKDLKEHIAELELVQTTDPDNEKPVYRRPGFDGIATFGELDDRLGEALRRCRQKQGLSRADIAILVGLSEQVYGRYERNSSKMTVSRLIHLSEVLGASPLSMLFSTAPHLWGKSEVEAERRFRIMKLLEDLPAETMASVTTLLETVAVLQAKVDET